A region of the Denticeps clupeoides chromosome 12, fDenClu1.1, whole genome shotgun sequence genome:
CcgattaggccaccactgccctctatTATTGTTAGTGGTCAGTTAATTCATTCTTCTATAGCCAATTGAcacatatacagggagtgcagaattattaggcaaatgagtattttgtccacatcatcctcttcatgcatgttgtcttactccaagctgtataggctcgaaagcctacgaccaattaagcatattaggttatgtgcatctctgtaatgagaaggggtgtggtctaatgacatcaacaccctatatcaggtgtgcataattattaggcaacttcctttcctttggcaaaatgggtcaaaagaaggacttgacaggctcaaaaatagtgagatatcttgcagagggatgcagcactcttaaaattgcaaagcttctgaagcgtgatcaaacaatcaagcgtttcattcaaaatagtcaacagggtcgcaagaagcgtgtggaaaaaccaaggcgcaaaataactgcccatgaactgagaaaagtcaagcgtgcagctgccaagatgccacttgccaccagtttggccatatttcagagctgcaacatcactagAGTGcacaaaagcacaaggtgtgcaatactccgAGACAtagccaaggtaagaaaggctgaaagacgaccaccactgaacaagacacacaagctgaaatgtcaagactgggccaagaaatatctcaagactgatttttctaaggttttacggactgatgaaatgagagtgagtcttgatgggccagatggatgggcccgtggctggattggtaaagggcagagagctccagtccgactcagacaccagcaagatggaggtggagtactggtttgggctggtatcatcaaagatgagcttgtggggccttttcgggttgaggatggagtcaagctcaactcccagtcctactgccagtttctggaagacaccttctttaagcagtggtacaggaagaagtctgcatccttcaagaaaaacatgattttcatgcaggacaatgctccatcacacgcgtccaagtactccacagtgtggctggcaagaaagggtataaaagaagaaaaactaatgacatggcctccttgttcacctgatctgaaccccattgagaacctgtggtccatcatcaaatgtgagctttacaaggagggaaaacagtacacctctctgaacagtgtctgggaggctgtggttgctgctgcacgcaatgttgatggtgaacagatcaaaacactgacagaatccatggatggcaggcttttgagtgtccttgcaaagaaaggtggctatattggttgctgatttgtttttgaatgtcagaaatgtatatttgtgaatgtggagatgtttatattggtttcactggtaaaaataaataattgaaatgggtatatatttgttttttgttaagttgcctaataattatgcacagtaatagtcacctgcacacacagatatccccctaaaatagctaaaaactcaaaactacttccaaaaacattcagctttgatattgagttttttgggttcattgagaacatagttgttcaataataaaattattcctcaaaaatacaacttgcctaataattctgcactccctgtacggTCCATTTACTGCAATTTTACACACTGAATAATGTCTGATCACAAGTAATGTTTGTGTCCTTGTTGTGCCCATGGAGATTCTTGAATAGTGTTAactgtatattaaaatgtgaaaaaccaaaaatacaatacacatACGGGTCGAAGGCACACAGCCTCGAACTGCCACTCACAGTCTCTGGAGAGCACTTGTCTGAAGTCGATGGTGACAGAGACCCAGTGCTGTGACCGCGAGAAGTCGCGGTACCCCCAGAGGCTGACATTCATTGACCGCGCCCCAGGCTCGGCTGCCAGTCCGGTGAAGAAAATGGGCTGGTCGGTGAAGTTAAACATGTGCCAACACTGGCCTTCATCTGTGGAGAACCTGGAAATGGAAAATGCTATTTAGTTCagttatgaaccagaagacccaggttcaaaccccacttactaccattgtgtccctgagcaagacacttaaacctaagtgtctccagggggggactgtccctgtaactactgattgtaaggggctctggataagggcgtctaataaatgctgtaaatctaatgATATTCCCTGTAATCTAATGATAAACACTGCTTACAGAAACTGAGCCACCCATAAAATAACATCCTGAACAGAAATAGGTCTGGAGAGCAGGCATGTAAAAAAGGAGGGGAAATGTCAGTTAAAAAGTTTGGGgtcaaaaacaaaaccacattcTTCCACTGTCCTTGCAACAAAACCTGCAAACACGCTGCATAAAAGGCACATTTTCCCACAAAGGTACTTTTCCCCACTTAGCCACTATAGGAGACATGTGGACTCATTTATGTACAAAGtacttttgttttatatgtaataagtatgtttgatgaatcgtTTTTTCcagagttgcctctttttagcttcatggctgctttgttcatcatcaaaagctgcttcatgagatgctgattaacaTGAGTTAATGATGAggaagtgttcagcatgaactttcaggactgtttgaaaccgtccccactgtctgacttaaggtggtggagagaagccaagagtgtgacatgctgcagtcacagcaaaaactccctgatttggagagatgtgaatcttcaactttttgccttgatccgccattgatttttatttattacattgatTTCATGGTCCTATGTCtacagttttgttctataatgtaaaaagtgaaagactcataaatgagtaggtgcggCCAAACTCATGACTGAGGTACATCTTACTTAATCTGCGAGACTGGGTGGGGGACATGTTCCACGGCAACCAGCAGCCCCCCCGAATCCAGGATGGCATAGTGGTGGGGTCCATTCAGAGCACGAAGCCATGTGTAGCCTCCATCATCAGACACGTACACGTCAGGTGATGTCAGAGACCCCACGTCCCCCACGCTCCCTGGAGAAACCAACCAAGACCAGTTACCTGAGACTGCCCGCCATCCAGAACTCTCTGTGTGGGTGGGGAGACGCGCTTACCGTGAGCCAGGATGAGCCCCACTGCGTTGTGCTCGGAGTGAGGCGGCATCGGCACGTTCATCTTTATGGAGATGCTATAGGACGCGTGGATATGAAGGCTGCACTGTGGGACcagaaaagaagaacaaaaatacaataacagTTTGAATGACTCCTAATAATAAGCTATAGTGCAGCGTTTTCGTGTCTTTCTATACAATACAGCATTTTATAGCATTTAAAAAGGCTGAAAATGAGTTTACTCTGTTGGGCTTCTattttcaagtaaaataatgttCCACTATGGCCAGAATACGCAAGGGGTAATATATTATATCAATTATATATCTCCTAATATTGCAATCAAAGTAATTGGTCAGCCGCATTCCTTCCTTACAGCTACAAGACAGCAAAAATGTTAAAGGTCCCATTGACATAAAAAATGTGactttatgagattatttaacattagtaAGAGTTCCTCAAGTCTGTCTgcggtcctgcggtggctagaaatggcgacaggtgtaaagagtgttttggccgttctgcttcaccgttcagagagcggcaggtcggacggtcggatctggaatttgtccccttgtgacttcataaggggaaaggtcacctcccgtttctcatgctttttccggccagagaatttcccacatTATCTCTAAACATTATCTctactgaccgtcatggcttccaaacatgcgaagcattgcagttgttcgGTGATTGAATATAAAAATGAGTTCCGCCTTATGAgattctgaagaaccagcgggttaaTTTTGTtggcgacacgacttcctgtcagcgccaaacattgttgttggtgaatggtgccCGCTCatcttctataggccgctctcctcccctcactgtgggactggatcaaagtggctgtaattctgcaccaaggctgaatttcggaacaagacttcagatacagaattaggggaccgacaagaccgatataaaagcccaaaaaaattcatgtcaggggacctaaTAAAGTTGGCAGAAGAAGTAGAAACGTAGAAATGTGAAACATATTACAGGAATTACAGGATCGCCTAGAACATGTAAAGAGAATCATGAATGTGCCTCTCGTAGTGAACATGAACAAAGTCAAATGGAGAGTTTCTCCCACCATGTGAGGATTCGCAGCAGTGGAgtcacacacactgttccaaGGCTTGCGGAGGGGTTGCCACCGTGCCCCCTGGTCAAAGGTCACCACCGTCTGCACAGAGCCATCTGTAGGGGTCACAGCAAGAAGTTTTACTTCTGTAATGTATGCCGTCGCATGCACAGTAGATGGAAGCAGAACGTACCTTCATCAAGAACACTGGTCATGTACACCCCTCTGAGTGAAGTGACATTGGTGAAGTCGGTGTCACCAGCATTAGTGGTGTAGAGGTGGCGCTCAAGAGATTTGGAAAACAGGATGCCTCGTTCATCCGATATGTAAACAGTGCCGACACCAGAGTCTGTAGAAAAAGGCAcagagggttaaaaaaaaaaaaaaaaaaaaaaaaaaaaaaaaaaaaaaaaaaaaaaaaaaggtggcaacgtccccacacactgctccccgggtgtcatagcagcccactgctcaccaagggtgatggttaaatacagaggacacattttgttgtgtcactgtgtgctgtgctgcagtgtttcagaatgacaatctcttcactttcaaaaatggCTGACATTTTTGACATGTAGGTTCTATGGGTTTGGTTCTAAAACATCCCAAATGTACACACAATATCATATTAAATGGTAAATAAAAGGATGGGTCTGATTCTGTCTGGCTCAGGCCTAACCTTTTATGcctgattacagctctagtttATAGACCAGTGTGCCATCAAATTTAACCATAATACAGACCATATCAGCCTTATTCATTCCAGAGGGACGATATACAGACCCCCCAGGTCGTCCACGTGCATGAACACCATGTCCTCGCTGGCAGCCAGGATGGAGTAGAACTGCTCGTGGCCAACAGTGGGCAGCTGGGCCATGTTCCACACTTCGCCCTGGTCCACGGACACATGGATCATCCTGGTGGACCCCTGAGGAACACACAGAGAGTTACACACCACTGCATGCACTGTGCATGAGGGTACAGCTGATGGTGTACTTGTGAACTAGGTGAGACAGGTAGCTTAGTATACAGGGTGgcccatttatatggatacaatgacaatccaacacaatgagcagcacattgaacacattttataagttgtcagaaacttgtaaataactcatgaaagaataaaactACGTTAcgtgtttttcttgtgaaattaccaataaatttaatgtgtcacatgaccctcttcctattgaaaaaacaaaagttggatccaagatggctgacttcaaaatggccactatggtcaccacccatcttgaaaagtttgccccctcacatatactaatgtgccccaaacaggacgttaatatcattCCCATTtgattaaggtgtatccatataaatggcccaccctgtacaatggtcacacacagacacacactcaccacaccaGTCATTACAGAGGAGAAAACAAAGCGCCCGCCAAGGCCAAACGAGTAGATTCTGCTCCCAATGGTCTTAAAGGTTCTGCCGTAGTCTGAGGTCTTTTTGAGTTCCAGAGACCCACGGTCACCTGATAGATGAACatacacagggacacacactcAGCTGACCTCAGATGCATCTTGAAGACTTCAATACAAATTAAATACAAAGTTAAGagtaaactgaaaaaatacCACTCACTGCAGGATCCATTTGGGTTTGTTGAGAAGAAAATTGTGTTTTCTGGTCCCCTGAATAGAGAGAAAATTGTGATAACAGATGGATGGGATGGAAGAATATAATTAAACACTGGATGGGGAAAGCATGAACAGTAAATATCTGACCCAATTGAATGCATTATGTGTTTTAAAGTTGTTACCATTTCACCAGGCAGACCATGTCGTGGCTCCTCCTCCAGTTCACCCCGAAATCTTCAGAAAGCCACATGTCATTCTGATACACAAACAGCAGGAGACGATACATTTAGTGGATGCTGGTGTCCCCAGGACTAATTTGCTCAGGCACaaattggtagtaagtggggttaacattcatctggttcatatgtgagtttGCCACCCGCTTAGCTACTACCATCGGCTAAAAAAACCTACTCTGGGCTTCTGGGTACTGGGTCCAACAAGAAAGATGGTATGTTCTTatgtatagttgtttttggcagcctatATTAAtcttagttttagtctagtctttgcgtccagATGTCactttagtctagtttttgtcGACTAAAAGTCTCATTTTTGTCAAATTTATCCATGAATAATtaagtctagttttagtcaatgaaagttgtattttagtctcttttttgtaatgaaattctatttaacccagtcaatttAGTGCAAGTAGAACAGCCAAAAACaaaattttcttttagtcaaatctgattattattattaccttatagactcaagagtACTCTACATTCATTCCAGtcccacacattctgttttcttttccacttcactgTAAAGAAAGTGTTCAAAGATCGCTTcatctttttctcccagccatttGAAAACCCACCACAAGTACCCTGAAATCTATAATAATCTAAATGCATATATTAATCTATGTAATGCAATGAATGGGAATTGCAGATATCGTCTGTGCGAcagaggaaacagaaatactgcataataataatattaaacaaGAGGAATCAACATCTTGTctcattttcattgacaaaaacagaGACGATTCTGTCTAGTTTTCAtcttgtaaaccacatttactgtcgtttttattcatcaacaatattacataatatattcTGATATATATAGTCACGACCAGCCTTTATGTTGCATCTCATCTGCTCACATCATAAATTTTGatgacgaaaacaacactagtcttgagaaaataaaaggaatgtTAATGATCGAAAGAGCAGAAAACAGGAAGCAACTAATGAAGAACCTCACCACGGAGCTGATGGCCAGAAGGACGTCACTGTTATGAGGGTTGTAGATAATCTGCATCCTGGGGTGAAAAGGCAGGCTGGTCTGAGCGAAACTCCGCCCAAAATCCACTGAGCGGAAGATCTGAGCGCCACTCCTCTCCAGCAGGTCACCTGTGAGGATGacctgtcac
Encoded here:
- the sort1a gene encoding sortilin isoform X1, translated to MGTFFRCAAVLLLLHPPTAFGDGLAAPDRRPPPVNSFGASEPRELQKRSPGEACRGLQDIQSRLQNNTHSNVFNDLSGSVSLAWVGDGTGVLLALTTFQVPLFMIRIGQSKLYRSEDYGKTFQDVTHLINHTFIQTELGIAIGPENSGKVILTGDLLERSGAQIFRSVDFGRSFAQTSLPFHPRMQIIYNPHNSDVLLAISSVNDMWLSEDFGVNWRRSHDMVCLVKWGPENTIFFSTNPNGSCSDRGSLELKKTSDYGRTFKTIGSRIYSFGLGGRFVFSSVMTGVGSTRMIHVSVDQGEVWNMAQLPTVGHEQFYSILAASEDMVFMHVDDLGDSGVGTVYISDERGILFSKSLERHLYTTNAGDTDFTNVTSLRGVYMTSVLDEDGSVQTVVTFDQGARWQPLRKPWNSVCDSTAANPHMCSLHIHASYSISIKMNVPMPPHSEHNAVGLILAHGSVGDVGSLTSPDVYVSDDGGYTWLRALNGPHHYAILDSGGLLVAVEHVPHPVSQIKFSTDEGQCWHMFNFTDQPIFFTGLAAEPGARSMNVSLWGYRDFSRSQHWVSVTIDFRQVLSRDCGDGDYVQWLAHSDNTNGPTDGCVLGYKERFLRLRKDSVCWNGRDYVVMTDPTPCPCTLDDYQCDFGYFRPENSSECEPQPELKGQALEFCLHGNKEQLQTSGYRKIPGNHCQGGIMPERREIDLSTKCISNMIRPDTLTDSHVSLAPIVAVVISLLLVSAAAGVLLIKKYVCGGRFLVHRYSVLQQHAEANGIEGIDDFNIDGSSKMHYHDESDEDLLE
- the sort1a gene encoding sortilin isoform X2 yields the protein MERSNTRVTITTNVFNDLSGSVSLAWVGDGTGVLLALTTFQVPLFMIRIGQSKLYRSEDYGKTFQDVTHLINHTFIQTELGIAIGPENSGKVILTGDLLERSGAQIFRSVDFGRSFAQTSLPFHPRMQIIYNPHNSDVLLAISSVNDMWLSEDFGVNWRRSHDMVCLVKWGPENTIFFSTNPNGSCSDRGSLELKKTSDYGRTFKTIGSRIYSFGLGGRFVFSSVMTGVGSTRMIHVSVDQGEVWNMAQLPTVGHEQFYSILAASEDMVFMHVDDLGDSGVGTVYISDERGILFSKSLERHLYTTNAGDTDFTNVTSLRGVYMTSVLDEDGSVQTVVTFDQGARWQPLRKPWNSVCDSTAANPHMCSLHIHASYSISIKMNVPMPPHSEHNAVGLILAHGSVGDVGSLTSPDVYVSDDGGYTWLRALNGPHHYAILDSGGLLVAVEHVPHPVSQIKFSTDEGQCWHMFNFTDQPIFFTGLAAEPGARSMNVSLWGYRDFSRSQHWVSVTIDFRQVLSRDCGDGDYVQWLAHSDNTNGPTDGCVLGYKERFLRLRKDSVCWNGRDYVVMTDPTPCPCTLDDYQCDFGYFRPENSSECEPQPELKGQALEFCLHGNKEQLQTSGYRKIPGNHCQGGIMPERREIDLSTKCISNMIRPDTLTDSHVSLAPIVAVVISLLLVSAAAGVLLIKKYVCGGRFLVHRYSVLQQHAEANGIEGIDDFNIDGSSKMHYHDESDEDLLE